In Roseomonas fluvialis, one genomic interval encodes:
- a CDS encoding DUF4214 domain-containing protein: MREVNGSELLDGSDHEFVVNLYTVILNRWPDEDGYRHHLQRVENRPDIRRQVIQEVAGSAEGRALGVVVTFAGEAQAEAVPAAAETTPGAAPPPDGLGAALAGLVAAVGTVPDLELRALHRQLADALGAVAAERAARVEARLAQIETRLG, from the coding sequence ATGCGCGAGGTGAACGGCAGCGAGCTGCTGGACGGCAGCGACCACGAATTCGTCGTGAACCTCTACACGGTGATCCTCAATCGCTGGCCGGACGAGGACGGCTACCGCCACCACCTGCAGCGGGTGGAGAACCGCCCCGATATCCGCCGGCAGGTGATCCAGGAGGTCGCCGGCAGCGCAGAGGGCCGCGCGCTCGGCGTGGTGGTGACCTTCGCCGGCGAAGCGCAGGCGGAGGCCGTGCCCGCCGCGGCCGAGACCACCCCGGGCGCCGCCCCGCCGCCGGATGGCCTGGGCGCGGCGCTGGCCGGACTGGTCGCGGCCGTCGGCACGGTGCCCGACCTCGAGCTGCGCGCATTGCACCGGCAGCTGGCCGATGCGCTCGGCGCCGTCGCGGCCGAGCGCGCCGCGCGGGTCGAGGCGCGGCTCGCGCAGATCGAGACGCGGCTGGGCTGA
- a CDS encoding nucleoside deaminase, which yields MTPIELALREAAAAAARGEVPVGAVVTDESGAVLAAAGNEVEARHDPTAHAEILALRAAAAILQTPRLVGCTLTVTLEPCPMCAQAASFFRLKRLVFGAYDPKGGGVEHGARIFAAPSCHHAPEVVGGLRESDCAALLRDFFRERR from the coding sequence ATGACCCCCATCGAACTGGCCCTGCGCGAGGCCGCGGCCGCGGCCGCGCGTGGCGAAGTGCCAGTCGGCGCCGTCGTCACCGATGAATCCGGTGCCGTCCTCGCCGCCGCCGGCAACGAGGTCGAGGCGCGCCACGACCCCACCGCCCATGCCGAGATCCTCGCCCTGCGCGCCGCCGCCGCGATCCTGCAAACCCCCCGCCTGGTCGGCTGCACCCTGACCGTCACGCTGGAACCCTGCCCGATGTGCGCCCAGGCGGCGTCCTTCTTCCGGCTGAAGCGCCTGGTCTTCGGCGCCTATGACCCCAAGGGCGGCGGCGTGGAGCATGGCGCGCGCATCTTCGCCGCGCCATCGTGCCACCACGCGCCGGAGGTGGTGGGCGGGCTGCGCGAGAGCGACTGCGCCGCCCTGCTGCGCGATTTCTTCAGGGAACGTCGTTGA